A DNA window from Thermosynechococcaceae cyanobacterium Okahandja contains the following coding sequences:
- the dapA gene encoding 4-hydroxy-tetrahydrodipicolinate synthase: protein MDFGRVITAMITPFGADGAIAYNVAADLARHLVANGSDALVVCGTTGESPTLTWEEEFQLFQTVQQAVAGQAKVIAGTGSNSTREAIHATTKAAELGLDGALLVVPYYNKPPQEGLYAHFRAIATAVPDFPLMLYNIPGRTGQNLLPETVVRLAELPNIVAIKEASGNLDYASTLRAQLPEPFRIYSGDDSLTLPLLAVGGYGVVSVASHLVGNQLQQMIHAYVQGDTATATALHCQLLPLFKVLFVTTNPIPIKAALALQGWNVGEPRLPLVAANESVLNQIKPVLGALGLLKQ, encoded by the coding sequence ATGGATTTTGGTCGTGTCATTACCGCTATGATTACCCCCTTTGGGGCCGATGGGGCGATCGCCTACAATGTAGCCGCCGATCTGGCGCGGCACTTGGTGGCCAACGGTTCTGATGCGCTGGTGGTGTGTGGTACCACCGGTGAGTCGCCCACCCTCACGTGGGAGGAAGAATTTCAACTCTTTCAAACCGTGCAGCAAGCGGTGGCCGGTCAAGCCAAAGTCATTGCTGGCACCGGGTCAAATTCGACCCGCGAAGCCATTCACGCCACCACCAAAGCTGCCGAGTTGGGGTTAGACGGTGCCCTCCTCGTTGTGCCCTACTACAACAAACCGCCCCAAGAGGGACTGTATGCCCATTTCCGGGCGATCGCCACCGCTGTACCCGACTTTCCCCTGATGCTCTACAACATTCCGGGTCGCACCGGACAAAACCTACTGCCGGAGACCGTAGTGCGCCTCGCCGAACTGCCCAACATTGTGGCCATCAAAGAAGCGAGCGGCAACCTAGACTACGCCAGCACCCTACGGGCACAGTTACCTGAGCCATTTCGCATCTACTCCGGTGATGATTCCCTCACCTTGCCCTTACTTGCCGTTGGCGGTTATGGTGTAGTCAGTGTGGCCAGTCATCTGGTGGGAAACCAGCTACAGCAAATGATTCACGCCTATGTACAGGGGGATACTGCCACTGCCACTGCCCTGCACTGCCAACTTTTGCCCTTATTTAAGGTTTTGTTTGTGACGACGAATCCGATTCCCATCAAAGCAGCACTGGCACTGCAAGGATGGAACGTAGGGGAACCGCGACTGCCCCTAGTGGCAGCCAACGAGAGTGTACTCAACCAGATCAAGCCCGTCTTAGGGGCATTGGGCTTGCTCAAGCAGTGA